A single region of the Lotus japonicus ecotype B-129 chromosome 4, LjGifu_v1.2 genome encodes:
- the LOC130714497 gene encoding uncharacterized protein LOC130714497 isoform X2, whose translation MPTKQVVYRRDRAVLLRVYVEKPRKKKPPPIQHQHHHHHHYHIHHTVRKEEIHGSGSKGSYDRRSGLLKYSRLLRESARGASSTPLPSKGSTTKNLQPPTLMAPFKKKQPKYAERPACFGDWKLLIPSCLRQMLSAPKKGQKKKKMHGGFSGNLMKKLQVRRGKSFIPNVFSTTRKRA comes from the exons ATGCCAACCAAACAG GTAGTTTACCGCAGAGATAGGGCAGTGCTATTGAGGGTGTATGTTGAGAAGCCTAGGAAGAAGAAACCGCCACCAattcaacatcaacatcatcatcatcaccattatCATATCCATCACACAGTGAGAAAAGAGGAGATTCATGGCTCTGGTAGTAAGGGATCATATGATAGAAGATCAGGGTTGCTTAAGTACTCGCGTCTCTTGCGCGAATCTGCAAGAGGAGCATCATCCACACCCTTACCCTCTAAGGGGTCTACAACCAAGAATCTCCAACCTCCAACATTG ATGGCCCCTTTCAAGAAGAAGCAACCAAAGTATGCTGAAAGGCCTGCTTGCTTTGGCGATTGGAAACTACTAATTCCAAGCTGCTTAAGACAAATGTTAAGTGCCCCGAAAAAGgggcaaaagaagaaaaagatgcaTGGAGGATTTTCAGGAAATCTAATGAAAAAATTACAG GTGAGGAGAGGAAAAAGTTTCATTCCGAATGTGTTCTCTACGACACGCAAGCGTGCTTAA
- the LOC130714497 gene encoding uncharacterized protein LOC130714497 isoform X1 has product MPTKQVVYRRDRAVLLRVYVEKPRKKKPPPIQHQHHHHHHYHIHHTVRKEEIHGSGSKGSYDRRSGLLKYSRLLRESARGASSTPLPSKGSTTKNLQPPTLVPLMAPFKKKQPKYAERPACFGDWKLLIPSCLRQMLSAPKKGQKKKKMHGGFSGNLMKKLQVRRGKSFIPNVFSTTRKRA; this is encoded by the exons ATGCCAACCAAACAG GTAGTTTACCGCAGAGATAGGGCAGTGCTATTGAGGGTGTATGTTGAGAAGCCTAGGAAGAAGAAACCGCCACCAattcaacatcaacatcatcatcatcaccattatCATATCCATCACACAGTGAGAAAAGAGGAGATTCATGGCTCTGGTAGTAAGGGATCATATGATAGAAGATCAGGGTTGCTTAAGTACTCGCGTCTCTTGCGCGAATCTGCAAGAGGAGCATCATCCACACCCTTACCCTCTAAGGGGTCTACAACCAAGAATCTCCAACCTCCAACATTGGTACCATTG ATGGCCCCTTTCAAGAAGAAGCAACCAAAGTATGCTGAAAGGCCTGCTTGCTTTGGCGATTGGAAACTACTAATTCCAAGCTGCTTAAGACAAATGTTAAGTGCCCCGAAAAAGgggcaaaagaagaaaaagatgcaTGGAGGATTTTCAGGAAATCTAATGAAAAAATTACAG GTGAGGAGAGGAAAAAGTTTCATTCCGAATGTGTTCTCTACGACACGCAAGCGTGCTTAA